The following are encoded together in the Thermomicrobiales bacterium genome:
- a CDS encoding META domain-containing protein, translating into MLTTADGTNLTFDAAVTGVVWQWSETQMSDDTVVTPNNPEDYYLAFHRTAPLLGRSLQPRAFGSYTTDGSQITMMLATTRMHCGDDSQDTAYALNLAPGHQLCDPRWQAGAGDADGRWYRYLRARFSTSRRRQIVSTLSVGGVLAARVPLDFDWNHFVDQESSRHFGTRDEERVASGLAPSGQIFAHDHDVPGHRRATASRRRTGSGDSSRVAAIDRPATRRSTHRRVHWSKNAAIQVSVGGQRLRRLTGVDAGNRPRILLDFRSRKKELLAIRQRDVSRDCIVGNGRSSASSMRCKSAGVSGFRVLQGRERQR; encoded by the coding sequence GTGCTGACCACGGCTGATGGAACGAATCTGACCTTCGATGCCGCGGTCACCGGTGTCGTGTGGCAGTGGTCTGAAACCCAGATGAGCGATGACACGGTCGTCACGCCGAACAATCCGGAGGACTACTACCTCGCTTTTCACCGGACGGCTCCGTTGTTGGGCAGATCATTGCAACCACGCGCGTTCGGCAGCTACACCACCGATGGCAGCCAGATCACCATGATGCTGGCAACCACGCGCATGCACTGTGGCGACGATTCCCAGGACACGGCGTATGCCCTGAATCTCGCCCCAGGTCACCAGCTTTGTGATCCGCGATGGCAAGCTGGCGCTGGCGATGCCGATGGACGCTGGTATCGGTATCTACGAGCCCGGTTCTCGACTAGCCGACGGCGCCAAATCGTATCGACCTTGAGCGTGGGCGGCGTTCTGGCCGCCCGCGTTCCCCTGGACTTCGATTGGAACCACTTCGTCGATCAGGAATCGTCCCGGCACTTCGGAACGCGTGATGAAGAGCGCGTGGCCTCGGGCTTGGCGCCGTCCGGTCAGATCTTCGCCCACGACCACGATGTACCCGGCCATCGCCGGGCAACTGCATCGCGCCGAAGAACTGGATCTGGAGATAGTTCTCGGGTTGCAGCGATCGATCGACCTGCAACCCGGCGATCAACTCATCGTCGAGTCCATTGGAGCAAGAACGCTGCAATCCAGGTATCGGTAGGCGGCCAGCGCCTTCGGCGGCTCACCGGTGTTGACGCAGGCAATCGCCCGAGGATCCTTCTCGACTTCCGTTCCAGGAAGAAAGAGCTCCTCGCCATCAGGCAACGTGATGTTTCCCGTGATTGTATCGTTGGAAACGGTCGAAGCTCGGCGTCCTCGATGCGCTGCAAGTCCGCAGGCGTGAGCGGGTTTAGGGTGTTGCAGGGTCGAGAACGGCAACGGTAG